From Carya illinoinensis cultivar Pawnee chromosome 5, C.illinoinensisPawnee_v1, whole genome shotgun sequence, one genomic window encodes:
- the LOC122311136 gene encoding transcription factor IBH1-like — MGSKALISKMKCRRSSRQRRACTRRWAVEMKMKRLQRLIPGGQRLQPDRLFLRTADYILHLRLQVNLLQALSKIYKP, encoded by the coding sequence ATGGGTTCTAAAGCATTGATTTCCAAGATGAAATGTAGGAGATCTTCGAGGCAGAGGCGGGCTTGTACTCGACGTTGGGCGGTGGAAATGAAGATGAAGAGGCTGCAGAGGCTGATTCCGGGAGGGCAACGTTTGCAGCCGGATCGACTTTTTCTTCGGACTGCAGATTACATCCTGCATTTGAGGCTACAAGTAAACCTGTTGCAAGCTCTTTCCAAGATTTATAAACCATGA